Below is a window of Anabas testudineus chromosome 10, fAnaTes1.2, whole genome shotgun sequence DNA.
TAACTTACTACAATAACTAGATCTTAACCAATCAGCTACGGTGGGATCATTGTTAgattaaaaaacagtttgaacagcTGTACCCAATCATATATTTATCCACTAGGGGGTGTCAAATCTCTGTCAGTGCTGGAACTTGCCTGACTGCTGTAACATGAACTGAACATGGCTGTCAAATGACATTAAATCATCTCTTACTCCATGTGATAGAGAATTTCTGTCAAATCCAGGGGagtaaaacacactgtttcaTACTATCACacaccacatacagtattttttcttttcttgcttgtCAGAAGATGACTTGTCATTGTCATCCACTCTAATTGAAAAGCCTGGAGAAAGTTTTCACATTGGCTAGAGGGCCTACTGATGATTAGATGCATTGGATTACAGCTTAGAATATGGCTGCAAGTGAACCAATAAAAGCTATTTATAATTACCTGTGTAAAGCATGGATTACATTCATGTGTTTCCTTACCTTAAAGTGGACTAAACTAGAATCCTTAGTGAATCCCTTTTTAAACCCTTCTTTCTTTGTCTATATATTATGTTTCATGTCATTAAACCTTTATATCAACTGCCTGTTATTAAAATACTTCTAAATACTGTGTAAACCCTGACTGTTAATCTTTAACATGACAATGATACTTTGAATACAGCCGTGGGAAAGactatgagtgtgtgtgtgtgtgtgtgtgtgtgtgtgtgtgtgtatggtatTAACTAGTTCATGCTCATCTAATGCGCCCATAGCATGCTCTGCAGCATGTCAGCAAGTTGCTTGGGACCAAAGTCCAACATCACATGACTTAAACTAAGATTTCAGGAAGCGACTTTGTGGTGAACTCGTGGAAAGTCAGTGTTAGAAGGTAGAAACACACTGTCAGGTCTTTTGCTTCCTCTGTTTATTCTCTTACTTTTACTctcacttctttctctttcttttgtttctttgctctGTCTCTTTTGTCTCACTCTGCTTCCCCTTTTTTTCGCCGTGCATGCCTCTTTTCTAGCATTGAATTATGTTTACATTATCAGAAGCCTTTTAAATTCtatcctctttctttctgtctcacagttCCAGCCTGATTGTGTGTATAATAAATCTGGAAACGAGGATAACAACAGAAAGCGTGTTTCTTTCTTCACGTCTCAGTCAGTGTCTGTGATTATCGTCTTATCTGTGGACTTATCTCtatgtgtttcctgtgtgtccATGCGTGCAAATACAGCATATTGATCATTACTCtatgtctgtgcgtgtgtgtgtgtgtgtgcattaaagtgtgtgtttcagagatgGGGATCagctttgtgttgctgtgtgtgactCTTATAGTCACTGTGACACCAGTGTCTGCTGCAGCAGAGGTAAGACTGGTGTTTTTCATTTGGAATAAACGTTATCTATGAATCATTGGTAACAAAAGTATTTTCCCTTGTAAAAACCTttttgacactgacacacagacacaaaacatattcttttatagtttttttttttaaatctttatggCTCTGAAATGTATTGTAACGTTACTAAACTTAATAAATGTATGAACCAGGTTGAGACCTTGACTACTTACTATTCTGTAATATTTCTAAGATCCTTTTTTGACATAAAATGCAAGAGCGTAACCAAAATAGACACCTTTGCTTTTACTATTCTTAATCTTTGAACTCTCCACATAACCATAACCAGGGTCCTACAATTTATCATGGACCAAAATACAACACAtctctttacttttctctcACAATGATCAAACTGCATTTAGAAAAGCATTGGATAGTGTTTATAGTTTCTCCACTGACCGTACTCACACACCACCTAATGCTCAAATGTATAATGCCCACAAACAAATGAAGATGATTTAACTCCGACCATGGAATTTATGGGCTCCCTCCTATGATGCAGACacctgatttttgtttttggtcacCATACTATTTGTTTCGTTGACATTTTTTGTAACTTTGCTGTTTACAAGTAGTTTTATGCTGTGACTACTCAATCATAAAATCTTTGTTTGTGCACTCTAGCCAGGTATCATAGAGAGCCTCCTTCTGGCCACCCAACAGCGCCCTTGGCTCTGGGGTGTCTATGTGTTCACCGTTGGACTTCCTGTAATTCTCTTCATAAGCTTCATGTGGCCTGACAAGGTACAGAAAGTTTgctcatgtgtgtttgtataatttTCCACAGAACTACATGAGGCGTCAGCTGGTCTCAACCTCTAGTGTGAACCAAATGGTAtgagtgtgtatatttgtatgaATGTGTTGCAGAGGTTTGGGCCCCCTGATCAACAGTATTACTATAAGAAGTCTGATGATGCTCAACCAGATGATACTGAGTTCTCACCGCTGACACAAGTGGAAGATATCAAAGGTAGtacttctttttaaatattcaattcaatataTGTATCCGTATTAGTGGTACAACATCAGAAGTAGTAATAGCATGGTGGTAACGAGTGTGATGGTATCCGTAGTGCTAGTATTGGCAGCAATTGTTTCAGCTCagtgattcatttttatttctcgGTTTAGAAAATGCAGATAAACCTGTAACAAGGAGGAGAGACGCTCATAATAACCAGAGGAAGTCCGACTTAGACCTTAAGGTGAGACTAAACAAttagtgtaaaaataaatgcaaatctTGATGTACGTGTTAGTGAAATGGTGAGTGAAAATAGattctgtatgtttatgtgttcagGTTCTCTGATCACTGCTGCAAACTCAGGAATGGAAGCTCTGCAAGATCACTGCGGATTGTACAAAACCAGATCTTTGGCCTATGACCAATGGTAGCTGCTAAAACCGGAGGAACATACGTCCGTCATTTAGGGCTTCTAAAAGAtaactttgaaataaaataatcatgtttTTCTCATTAATGTGTTCGGTTgaatttgtgcatttgtgtttatgttaagGATTCTACATtttgtgaaatgtaattaaattattaataatagaaagtaaaatgttaaactatataaaaattaaaactaagTAACTAAGCTAACCTGCTACTTTTGCTGCATACTTATCATATATGAGTAGGAAATAAGTGCATTTCccaaactgtactgtatactttatATCACGTGTGACACCTAATGCTCCACATATAACACAATACATGCCTGTCAATATCCAAACCTGTGTCCACCTTGCTATTGAAGCCCGTCTGTCTTTGGCAGGAAGAATATGTGTTGAATAATCAGTTCACAGCCACATGACGCACCTTCCTTTGCGATCCTGCGAGCATAAAATGCCTCTGCCTCGTCCCGCATTGTTCAGACCTGACCTTCAGTGGCATTCAGCTGGTTGCTGATCATTTATCTGAAGCGGCACAATGTCGCTCGTTACAGAATGACTACTCCAGTCTTCAATGGCACTCACTGACAGTGCTGGACATTCAGGCAACGGAAATAATCAAAGAGCTGGCAAGTGGAGAACAGAAGACAGCGATGAATAAAAAGAGGATGAGACAGATGTCAGAACACAGATAGATATGTGAATACAGTGCAAACACTGGAAAATTCCCTTTATGATGTGTCTCCTTTaataaaatgcatgtttgcTGAAGAATGTGGTTGGagtttttttcacattaaaaactcTTAACATGAAAAAGTCATACCTATCTCAGTTTTCTTCTATATTGTATTACATAAGCCCATAAAAGGAGTTTAAAAAGAGTGTCTTGTTGGCACATGTGCATCTGTTCTAGACACTCCCTgcatagtttaaaaaaatatattttatgactGTAGAGAATCAGGTATTTGGGTGGTTTCTTGTTCTCTTTGGCCACAGCTTTGTTTGCCCCATGTGTGAAGAACAATCTTACAAGGCTGCTGGATAGAAATCAGATAAGACAGACAAAAGTGCACTCGGACATGTAGAAGACTCCTTCGTCTTCCTCAGACTTACAGTGTATAGTGTAGTTAGACAATGGGGAGCCCAGTGCAGCTGCTCGCAGGACTGATGGTCATCACAGCTTGCTCTCAGCCTCTCAGTGTAAGTACCCTGCAACGAGGCTCAGTTAGATTTGATGGTTTACAAAATCATCTCAACTAGACTTTTGCGAATCAGCTCCACAGCAAACGTTTGTGTTTATATCTTAATGTATGGTAGTTTCTATAGATGGTTacatgtgtttctatgtgtgtatCGTGAAAGGATTTATGTAGGTTTAATAACCACTGTTGTATATTTAAACAATTCAAGATATAAAACAATGAATTTTGATCCATATTTATCCAAACTGTATGtctacattttcaaatattcaaatatttttccGGACTTAACATGAGAGCTTCCATTTGTTCACTCTTTGCATTCCCACTGTGTTTCATATCAGTGTGAAagaatgaatatgaatgaacaaACACTTCACAATAAACTCTGTTTGTACGAGTGTAGGCGTCAGACAGTTGCCAGGAGGAGATTGCTCGTCTGCGGGGACAAGAAAAGCTTCTGATGGACCAGCTTCAGAAGCAAGAACTCGTCCTACACAGATTACAGCTGCTGAACGAACCTGGCAACAAGTACAAAGGCAGAGTTAACCAGAGCCAGGACACCCAGTACTCAGGTCAGCGAGGTCCTCAGCCTCAggaatgaaaaaacaacatgtgaaaacCAAGTGTAAAATATCTGCTTTTAGGTCTCATATTACTGAAACACAAACCAGACAATGTGGAATATAtcgtgtgtttgtatgtgtatgctTGTTAGACTGCTCCCAGCTCTTTAAGTCTGGCTCCAACTCAAGTGGTTTCTACAGAATCAGACCCCACGGCAGCTCTTCTCCAGTCAGAGCCTACTGTGATATGAGTGATGGAGGCGGTTGGACCGTCATACAGAGACGGATCAACGGTGTAGAGAGATTTAACAGGTGTGTCTGAAGCCACAGAACggtgtgtgtaaaataaatgaaacaaatcgTAATCTATCATTCTATATCTGTGTAGGTCTTGGGTGGAGTATAAGGATGGTTTTGGAGACATGAATGCAGAACTAGGAGAGTTTTGGCTTGGAAATGACAACCTGCATTACATCACCACACAAGGTGATCACAACTTCCAAAAACCATTCGCTGAATGTTGTCCTTTAAAGCTTCACACGTAAATTTCTTATATCGGCTATGGGTGCTTACTAAAGGTCTAAGGCATTTTGTGGAAAGAACGTTTTTTATGCAGTGAAACATGAAATCATCCAGTACTGTATTGGCCAATCATGTTCATCCAAGTGTGCGTTCATGGTGTGTTATCTGATATGGTAATATCATGAAATGTCATATTTCTgctatgtacagtactttttcTGTGTCATTCTATTGATAGtcacactaaaaataaaacaattgtcaCTGTATTAAGTTGTGAAGTATTACAAACCACTGTGACATGTTTTTCACGTGatgtgctttaaaaacacacatcttaaaGTAACACACCATCACCAACCAACACAaccattttcattgttttaatgtgaagcGAAGGTCTGTCTAAATGCAGCCTAAAATGCTGTAGATTGTCTACATCTGCTCCCCGTGAATAAATGCTTTAAAGAAAACTTGAAAAACACCAAACCAAAATGAATGTAATGGGACCCTTTCTGTTCCAGGAAATTATTCTGTGAGAATCAACCTGGAGGACTTCGATGGTAGCCAGCGCTATGCCGAGTACAAGAACTTTAAAGTGGCGGATGAAAAGGTGAAGTTGACGCTGACTGATCACTACAGTGTAGAAAACGCTCAGATATTAGACTGAATGGTTTGGTTAGGTTGATTTTGCTAAGGCGCCACATGCCTGATAATGCTGAGACAAGTGTCTGATGTATAATAATTACTTGGCACATCTAATGATCCTTGATGATGGTTAGATTGGTGGTTAGACTGGTAGCAGGAAGAAATAGCTAGCTTTTCTCTGTCCAAAAGTAAAATATCCACCTACCGTTGTCTCAATAATAATCAGGATGAACCattaaaacatgtctaaaatgtgatttaccaaaatgttgaactattcctttaacatttttactaaTGCAGGTTgctcttttttcccctgcagGATCATTACCGACTTACTTTTGGAGACTATGCGGGCACAGCTGGAGATGCTCTGTCTGGAAATTATTACGTTGGTGTGTCAGAGTGGGCCAGTCACCATGGGATAAAATTCAGCACATATGACCAGGACAACGATAACTACAAAGGAAACTGTGCCGAGGAAGACAAAGGAGGATGGTGGTTCAACAAGTATGGGTTTTTGTAATTAGACAGTCTGCTCTTCCACTAGACAATACACATAGTGTGTTGtgtatgcaaacacatgcagccaAATGACCACAGACAttcgtttcttcttctctcactttATCAAGGTGTCACTTGGCCCATCTCAACGGCATGTACTACCCCAACGGTCACTACAGCGCACTGACAGATAATGGTGTTGTTTGGTACACTTGGAGAGGCTGGTGGTACTCTCTGAAGACCAGCATCATGAAGCTGCGACCCATCGACTTCACAGTGGATCCCATTGATGACCCCAATGCTGTTAATCACAGACCGCATTCCTAGATCGCATTGAGCACAtgtcaaatatttgctttttggGTTGAAATATTCAGTTCTGGTATGTTATTCATCtttttacaattaaaaacattttaaaacacactgtacatgtaaagTTATGATGCACTTGTCAGGTTGCACTGAGAGAAACAGTAACCAGACACAGTACATATAACCCAAACCTGCCTCTGAAAGGCTAAATGAAACTGATACATCACCACAATAGTGAATATGTAGCTGACTCATACTTGTTGCTTGTGAAACTTTCCCCTCTGATTTAGAGACATGGATGTTTGAAGGGGAAGTAGCATGCACAATGTGCGTTTTAATGGAAAAAAGGGAAAtctgatgtcagtgtgtgtaccAGACACAGGCAGAAATGTTAGACTGAAGGCAGTGAAAGGACACGTTATTATGTCATATGGCTGTCAGTAGGACCTTGAGttaaatcagcattttaatCTATAAACAAATTGTCTATGTATCATGAAGAATTTGAATAGACATCTGATTACTTTGATGCCAACACAAAAACCCTGAGTTATTATTTCTGATTTCAGTAGACTCCATGTCATGTACTTCATGTCACTCTTACAATCTATTAACAACCCAGCTTGTGATTTTACCATTTACCTTTAACTCTGGCTCTTTGCTCTTTGCATCATAACCACAAttcaagaaataaaacataattacacTGTGATGATTGAATTACTTCATACAAATCTATGCATGTCAAAATGTCCAGGAAAGTCATGTCATTGTGATTATACGGATGATGATGCTTATTGTtgacaacaacagcagttgTTCAGTATATTCTGTtgaataaaatcataataagaAAGCGATTTTTAATGATctctgacattaaaacacaatcaACAGGAAAAAGCAAACGTCACAGCAGAGAGGCAGATAGGGCTCTGGATTCTTTATCTGGATGTATACTTGATTATACCATGTAACTGTCCAGCTGGGCGGTGTTTCTCCACTATGGCATAGCCACAGCAATGCTGACGCAAACCCCGCCCACACAGACGGTCTCAATAGCTAATACGTGCGCACCATCCCTGGTGAACACCGCCGCTGATTGGCTGACAGCTCTCACGTTAGTCTGAGACCTTTGCAGTCAGCTGGAGCTCGAGCAAAATAACAGTCACTcgttgtttgtatttatttattttttttatctgtcgGGATTTCGGACTTGACACATTTTGTCGCTGCGTGTGTGACAAAGCTTCCGATACAGTTTTTTACACAGGGGGTGGCGACAATGTAGCGTTGTTACCGCACATCCTTTAACGATAGGTAAgtaagctaacattagcttatGTTGAATTGGTTACATAGCAAGCAAGCTAGTTAGCTCCTTTTAGCTGTCGTTATGGCAGTGAACTGGCTTTGTAGCCCAACTGTAAGGCTGTTCGAGATTATCTGCTGGCtgttattttgtagtgtatgcatttatgttttattttaacgcAGAAAACACTAGCTTACACTGGTTTCCCGGTTTAGCGAAGCTAGCGCAGTCAATTAGCAACAGTCACTAAGCTACTCTTGCACCCATTTGTCTCCAAGGTGACGGTGATTATTGCTCCATCCATCCCATCACCCCGGGGCGactctctgtctcctttctgAGCGACTGCCAGCTCCTGACGCCCATTCCAGGACAAGCCCGGTGCTTTGGTCGTTTGCCTGGGGTACCCTGTTGTGAATGAGTAAGCTGCCAGTGCCCCGTGCCTCCGGCTGTCGGGAGTGTCGATGCTAGGAGCGGGGAAAACATAGCCGTGTGTGTCGGTGAGGAGATGTCAGAGCGGGGATGCCTCTTCTTGGAGACAGGGTTGTGATCGAGGGTATACACGAGTGTACACAGTATACCTGCCGCTGTGCCCTGGCATATGGACTAGGAGACCGACTTTTCAGCCTAACTACTAGTGACTCATATATGGATGGTGGGGTCGCAGTATGCTTACCCTTTCTACTACCACTACGCCATTGGCTGGAGGGAGCAGCAGTACCGGAGAGGAAGAGGGGCCCATGCCTGACACCTCCACCTCTTCTGCCAACTCCTCCATCCACTTCGTCCCGGCTTTTTGCCTGGGCGTGGTGGCAGCAGTAGTGTTTCAGCTGTTCTGGGGAGGCCTGACCCTCACCTCATTCTTCTTGAAGTTGTTCATATATGTGTCATTCGCCCTGCTGTGTTTCCTGGCTGGGAGCTTTGTTTTGCTAGTCAGAAAGAGTCCTCTCAAAGTCAGCTGctttgacagaaacagaaggcAGTCGGCGGCACAGCTGGAGTTCTTCAACAAGCTCATGGTACGATACTTGTTATCTCCTAGTTCAAACTCACTGCTCATATACAGTTTATCTTTagtaacacacactcacacacactcactcgcCTAGACCTCTATGATGTCAGAGCCATACTACATTATTAATCATGACCTCACGTTCCAAGTACTGCTGGAATTGcttaacagaaaaacatcagtcGTGTACAATTAAGTGTCACCCAAATCTCTAATGTTGAAAATACTCATTAGAGTTCAGTATTTTTTTCGTTGTTGCATGCCCAGCTGTCTGCCTTTTGCTGCTTCATCCTATTCCCTCTCAACTATTTCGCCCCCCCTCCCcatctctctcccctctttcaTCTCCTCTCCCTGCCCCCGGATcgtcactgtgtttttctataatAAATGAGTCGTGCTGCTGGATTTAgacacactttaacacacactaaaacatgtgcacacacacacgcatttaTGGTGATTTATTCTTCACGGAAATC
It encodes the following:
- the LOC113161089 gene encoding calmegin-like; amino-acid sequence: MGISFVLLCVTLIVTVTPVSAAAEPGIIESLLLATQQRPWLWGVYVFTVGLPVILFISFMWPDKRFGPPDQQYYYKKSDDAQPDDTEFSPLTQVEDIKENADKPVTRRRDAHNNQRKSDLDLKVL
- the fgl1 gene encoding fibrinogen-like protein 1, producing MGSPVQLLAGLMVITACSQPLSASDSCQEEIARLRGQEKLLMDQLQKQELVLHRLQLLNEPGNKYKGRVNQSQDTQYSDCSQLFKSGSNSSGFYRIRPHGSSSPVRAYCDMSDGGGWTVIQRRINGVERFNRSWVEYKDGFGDMNAELGEFWLGNDNLHYITTQGNYSVRINLEDFDGSQRYAEYKNFKVADEKDHYRLTFGDYAGTAGDALSGNYYVGVSEWASHHGIKFSTYDQDNDNYKGNCAEEDKGGWWFNKCHLAHLNGMYYPNGHYSALTDNGVVWYTWRGWWYSLKTSIMKLRPIDFTVDPIDDPNAVNHRPHS